Within Actinosynnema pretiosum, the genomic segment TCGGGCAGGGGCGCGGGCGGTGCGGGTCGGCCGGTGCGGGGCGGGGTGGGGCAGAGCGGGTGAGTGGCAGGCGTGCGCGCGCTGGTGGCAACGGTGCAGGCCAGGTGGGGGGCGGCGCGGGTGGTGGGCGCGCGGGCGACGACGGCGCGGACCGGGTGACGGTGGACCTCGGGCGGCGGGCGCGACCACCGGATTGGAACGCGGCCACCCGGATTGCGACGCGGTCACCCGGATCGGGACGCGGGTAGCGGGCTGGGACGCGGGTAGAGGGCTGGGACGCGGGTAGAGGGCTGGGGCGGGGGCGGCGACCGGGGTCTTGGGCGACGGACAGCGGTAGGCCGCCGGAGCCGCGCAGGCGGCTGGAACCCCGGAGAGCGGCGACCGGAACCCGGCGGGCCCAACGGCAGAGCGGGACCGGGCAAGCGGCGGACAGCGGTGGATCGGAGCCGCGCGAGCGGCGGGAACCTGGCGAGCGGCGGGAACCTGGCGCGCCCAACGGCAGAGTGGGACCAGGCTAGCGGCGGACAACGGCGGACCGGAACCTCGCGAGCGGCTGGACCCCGGAGAGCGGTGGCCGTGTCGGAGGCAGGTGAACGGCGGCCGTTGCCGGAACGACGAGCGGCGGCCATTGCCGGAGGCAGGTGAGCGGCGGTCAGAGGCAGGTGGACAGCGGCAGGTCTGCTGTGGGCAGCGCGGAGCCGAGCGGCGGCGGGCTCGGGCCAGGTGAACTGCGGTCCAGGCCCCGGCGGCGGTAGGTCGGGGTCGGCGTGGGCAGTGGGGCGGCGGAGCCTGGTAGCGGGCGGCGGAGCCGAGTGGCGGGGCGGCGGAGCAGGGTGACGGGGGGCGGAACCTGGCAGCAGGGCGGGACCGGGTGGTGGGCCGCTCCGGGGAGGAGCGGCCCACCCGCCGGGCGTCAGCCGATCACGCCCGCCGTGCGCAGCGCGGTGACGCGGTCCGGGGCGAGTCCCAGTTCCGCCAGCACCTCGTCCGTGTGCTCCCCCACCCCCGGCACGCTCCCCGGCACCGCCGTCGGGGTGCGGTCGAAGCGGGGGGCCGGGGCCGGTTGGGGGACGCCGTCCACCTCGACGAACGTGGCCCGCGCGGTGTTGTGCGGGTGGGTCGGGGCCTCGCCGGGGTCCAGGACCGGGGCGAGGCAGGCGTCGCGGCCCTGGGCCAGGGCCGCCCACTCGTCGCGGGTGCGGCCCCGCACCGCCTCCGCGATGCGCGCCCGCAGCTCCGGCCACGCCGCCGGGTCCTCGCGGGGCGGCGGGTCGACCAACCCCAGGAGGTCCACCAGTTCCGCGTAGAACTTCTCCTCCAGCGCCCCCACGCCCACGTACCGCCCGTCCGCGGTCTCGTACACGTCGTAGAACGGCGCTCCCCCGTCCAGCAGGTTCTCCCCCCGCTCCCCCCGCCACCCGCCGCCGCGCCGCATCCCGTGCAGGAACGTCGTCAGCAGCGCCGCCCCGTCCACCATGGCCGCGTCCACGACCTGCCCGCGGCCCGACCGGTCCCGCTCGTGCAGCGCCGCCAGCACGCCCACGGCCAGCAGCAGCCCTCCCCCGCCGAAGTCGCCGACCAGGTTCAGCGGCACGGTCGGCGGCTGGCCCGCGCGGCCGATCGGGGACAGGGCCCCCGCGACCGCGATGTAGTCGATGTCGTGCCCGGCGCGCTCGGCCAGCGGGCCGGTCTGCCCCCAGCCGGTCATCCGGCCGTA encodes:
- a CDS encoding CaiB/BaiF CoA transferase family protein; amino-acid sequence: MAGPLAGLRVVELAGLAPAPFGCMVLADLGADVVRVDRIGAVGVPGDLLGRGRRSVAVDLRSPEGAALVLDLVERADVLVEGYRPGVTERMGLGPAQCLARNPRLVYGRMTGWGQTGPLAERAGHDIDYIAVAGALSPIGRAGQPPTVPLNLVGDFGGGGLLLAVGVLAALHERDRSGRGQVVDAAMVDGAALLTTFLHGMRRGGGWRGERGENLLDGGAPFYDVYETADGRYVGVGALEEKFYAELVDLLGLVDPPPREDPAAWPELRARIAEAVRGRTRDEWAALAQGRDACLAPVLDPGEAPTHPHNTARATFVEVDGVPQPAPAPRFDRTPTAVPGSVPGVGEHTDEVLAELGLAPDRVTALRTAGVIG